CAGCACGCCGCCCATGCCCACCAGCAGGATCACGACGACGAACGTCACGGGTACCAGGCGCGTGGCATCCACGGGCTTCGCGATCCGACCGCGCGCCCGAGCGATCAGCTTCTTCAGCCCGTCCCAGAGCGCCACGACCACGTGACCCCCGTCGAGCGGGAGCAGCGGAATGAGGTTGAAGGCGAAGAGGGCGATGTTGAGGCCGCCGAGCAGCAGGATCATCTGCTGCACGCGATCGAGGATGGGGGTGTCCACCGCGGCGATCTCCCCCGCCATCCGCCCGGCGCCGACGACGCTCATGGGGCTGTCGGCGTCGCGCGGCTGACCCGTGAGGGTGTCGACCGCGACGCCGTAGATACGCACCGGCAGCTGCACCATGATCTGCGCGACGTGCTCGATGTACTGGCCCGTCGCGTCGACCCCCGTCCAGATCGGCTGCGGCTCGTACGCGATCTGCGGGCTGAGACCCGCAAACCCGATGGTCTCGTACTCACGGGCGCCCGAGGCATCCGTCATCGGCTGGCCCTGGGCATCGGTCACCGCCCGATCCGTCGACTGCGGGGTGAACTGTATGGTCTGCTCCGCGCCATCTCGCTCGATGACCATCGAAAGGGGCTTGCCGGGAGACGCCTGGATGATCGCCGCCGCTTCGGTGAAGGTCGACACCGGCGTGCCGTCGATCGAGATCATCTTGTCGCCGGGCTGCATCCCCGCGGCCTTGGCGGGCGCGACCGGGTCGGAGGGCGCGCAGTCCTGGCGTTGCTGGCTGGCGGGGATCACGCACTCCGAGACCGAAGCGACGGTGGTCGTCCCCTGCTGGATGCCGATACCGCTCAGCGCGATCGTGAACAGCACCACCGCGAGGACGAGGTTCATCGCGGGCCCGCCGAGCATGATGATGATGCGCTTCCACACGGGGAGCCGGTAGAACGCGCGGTCGTCGCCCCCGATGAGCGTCTCGGCGTTGGCATCCCGGGCGTCCTGCACCATCGTGGCGAAGAAGCGCGAGCGTCGCTTCGACGGCTCCTCCCCCTCGGGCGCGGGCGGGTACATGCCCGCCATCGAGATGAAGCCGCCGAGGGGCAGGGCCTTGAACCCGTACTCGGTCTCACCGATCCGACGCGACCACAGCGTCGGTCCGAAGCCGATCATGTACTGCCCGACGCGCACGCCGAAGATCTTGGCGGGGAGCAGGTGGCCCATCTCGTGCAGCGCGATCGAGATGGCGAGGCCCACCACGAGCACGAGCACACCGATGAGGAAGGCGATCGCAGTCACCCGCCGACGATACCGCCGCCGCCCTTTGAAGCGCCCGTGCGGCGGCGATGCCCTGTCTGTGCGACACCGGATGAGACAATGGACAGGATGCCGACCGACGCCACCCCGAACCTCCCGCCCGTGCTCCGGCCCGAGCGTCCGCCCCAGCGCGACCTCGCCGAGCTCGCCCGCCGATTCGGCGTCCGCAGCGTCGGGGAGGTCGAGGGCACGACCCTCACGGGCATCACGCTCGCGACCGCCGACCTCCGCGCGGGAGAGGCTTTCGTCGCGATCCGCGGCGTGAACCGACACGGGGCGGAGTTCGCCGCGACGGCCGCCGAACGCGGGGCCGTCGCCGTCATCACCGACGCCGAGGGCGCCGAGATCGCGGCATCCACGGGTCTTCCGATCGTGATCGTGGAGGATCCGCGCGCGCTTCTGGGCGACCTGTCCGCGTGGGTGTACGGCACCGGCCCGGACGACGACATCCCTCAGCTGCTGGCCACGACCGGCACGAACGGCAAGACGAGCGTGTCGCACCTGCTCGAGGGGATCCTCGGGCAGCTGGGCGTCGTCACGGGCCTGTCGTCGACGGCGGAGCGCCACATCGCCGGAGAGGTCATCGTCTCGCGGCTCACCACCCCCGAGGCATCCGAGTTCCACGCCCTTCTCGCGCTCATGCGCGAACGCGGGGTCGAGGCCGTGGCGGTCGAGGTGAGCGCGCAGGCGCTCACCCGTCACCGCGTCGACGGTCTCGTCTTCGACGTGGCCGGCTTCACCAACCTCACCCACGACCACCTCGACGACTACGCCGACATGCGCGAGTACTTCGAGGCGAAGCTCCCCCTCTTCCGTGCCGACCGCGCGCGCCGCGGGGTCGTGTGCCTCGACTCGGCGTCGGGTGCCGAGATCGTGGCCCGCGCCGAGATCCCCGTGGTCACGATCGTCACCCCCGCGATCGCCGAGGACCCCTCCGCCGACGCCGACTGGACGGTCGACATCGTCGACGAGCGCCAGGAGGGCACCGAGTTCACCCTGCGCGCGCGCGACGGTCGGGCTCTCACCACCGTCGTCCCGGTGATCGGTCGGCACATGGCCGCCAACGCCGGCCTCGCGATCGTGATGCTGCTCGAGACCGGATACGCGTGGGAACGCCTCGTCGACGCCCTCGACGGCGGCCGCATCGACGCCTCCCTCCCGGGGCGCACGCAGCTCGTCTCCGGCCCCGAGGGCCCGGCGGTCTACGTCGACTTCGGCCACTCCCCCGACGCGTTCGAGAAGACCCTGGCCGCCGTTCGACGCGTGACCCCCGGCAAGGTCGTCATGCTCTTCGGGGCCGACGGCGACCGCGACGCCACCAAGCGCCACGACATGGGACGCACCGCCGTCCTCGGCAGCGACATCCTCGTCGTGACCGACCACCACCCCCGCCACGAGGATCCGGATGCCATCCGCGCGGTGCTCGTCGAGGGCGCACGCCGTGCACGGCCCGACGCCGAGATCCTCGAGTTCACTCCGCCCGAGCGCGCGATCCTCGAGGCCGTGAAGCTCGTCGGCGAGGGCGACGCGATCCTCTGGGCCGGGCCCGGGCACCAGGACTACCGTGACATCCGCGGGGTGCGCACGCCCTACTCCGCGCGCGAGCTGTCCCGGCGGGCGCTGCGCGCGGCGGGGTGGGCCGTGCCCGAGCCGCAGTGGCCCGTGCCGTACCCGGACGACAGCACGCCGTCGTCCGACCCCGAGCGCCCGGTGGACTTCCCCGCCTGACCGGGCGCGCGGAGCCGCTCGGGCTCAGAGGACGACGGACAGATCGATGTCCCAGGAGTCCGCTCCGGTCGGGCTCACCTGGTAGCGCATCAGGAACCCGTCGCGATGCGGACGCTGCTCAGCGGCGAGCGCCTCGACGAGCCGCGTCAGCGCCTCGGCGTACCATCCCAGGTCCTGGAGCCCGGCGGCATCCGTTCCGCGCGTCACGAAGAGCTCCGTTCGGGCGGGGAGCACCCCCGAGATGAACCCGGGGAGGTCGTCCGGGGCCGCGGCTTCCGGCACAGGCCAGCACAGGGTGACGTCGTGCGTCTCCTGATCGCGGACCCTCGTGCTGACCCAGTGCGAGTCGCTGACGTCGACGCCCGCTCGCGCGAAGGGGTCGGATGCGTCGTCGTCCCGGGCATCCTCGCTCCGGGTATCGCCCTCGCGCGTGTCGCCGTCCTCTGCCACCCCCGCGTGCGGATCCGCAGCGAGCGGGTACCCGAGGAACGCCTGCTCCGGCTCCTCCCTCCGCGCGAGGACGATCTCGCCCGCCGGGGCGTCGAACGCCTGCAGAACCGCGTCGAACGCGGCGTCGTGCCGTCGCCGTTCCCGCAGCACGCGGTCGCGCTGCTCCTCCAGGGCACCGACGTCCCCCGGCGAGCCGAGGACGCGCGCGATCAGGGGCAGGGGGACGTCCGCCTCGCGCAGGGCGAGGATCGTCAGGGCGTCGCGGATCTGGCGCGGCGCATAGAACCGGTGCCCGCTCGTTTCATCGACCCGCGCGGGTCCGAGCAGACCCTGCTCGTCGTAATGACGCAGGGCTTTGACCGTCAAGCCGGTCAGGGCTGAGAACTCTCCGATGTGCAACATGCTTCCAGCCTCGCTGCTCCCCCGGGGGGAGATGCAAGCGGTCAGCGCGCGACGATCACGGCATCCGCGGTCCGACGTGCCCAGTCCTCGGCCTCGGCGAGTGATTCTCGGGTGAGTGTTCCGGGCGCGTCGTGGCGGTCGACGACCGCCTCGACGACCTCGAGGATGCCGAGGAAGCTCAGTCGCCCCTCGTGGAACGCGTCGACGGCCTGCTCGTTCGCGGCGTTGAAGACGGCGGGGTAAGTCGCTCCCGCGCGCCCGACCTTCTTCGCGAGTGCGACGGCCCCGAAGGCCTTCTCATCGAGCGGCTCGAAGGTCCAGTGGCTCGCGGTCGTCCAGTCCAGCGGCGCGCCGACACCGGAGACACGGCGGGGCCAGTCGAGACCGAGAGAGATCGGCAGGCGCATGTCGGGCGGTGACGCCTGCGCGATCGTCGACCCGTCGATGAACTCGACCATCGAGTGCACGATCGACTGCGGGTGCACCGTGACGTCGATGCGGTCGTACGGCACGTCGAACAGCAGGTGCGCCTCGATGACCTCGAGGCCCTTGTTGACCAGCGTCGCGGAGTTCGTCGTCACGACCCGCCCCATGTCCCACGTGGGGTGCGCAAGCGCCTCGGCGGGCGTGACGCTCCGCAGCTGTTCCCGCGAGCGTCCCCGGAACGGGCCTCCGGATGCCGTGAGCACCAGCCGGCGCACTTCGTGCGCCTCTCCGGAGCGCAGCGCCTGCGCGATCGCGGAGTGCTCGGAGTCGACCGGCACGATCTGGCCGGGGGCGGCGAGCGCGGTGACGAGGTCGCCACCGACGATCAGCGACTCCTTGTTGGCCAGCGCGAGGGTCCGCCCCGTCTCGAGCGCGGCGATCGTGGGGCCGAGCCCGACCGAGCCGGTGATGCCGTTGACGACCACGTCGGCCTCGACGTCGCGGACGAGCTGTTCGGCCTCGACCGCGCCGAGGGCGACGTGCTCGACGCCGAACTCGCGCGCCTGCGCCTCGACCCCGGCACGATCGGAGCCGGCGGCGAGGCCGACGACCTCGAAGCGATCCGCGTTCGCGCGGATGACGTCGAGCGCCTGCGTGCCGATCGAGCCGGTGGAACCGAGGAGGAGGACGCGGCGCATCCCGTCAGCCTACTGAGCGGTGGGAGTCGCGTGCTGGACGCCGAGGATGTCGACGACGAAGACCAGCGTCGACCCGGCCGGGATGGAGCCCTTGGCCTGGTCGCCGTAGCCGTCGGCGGGAGGGATGACCGCGACGACCTGCGAACCGACCGTCTGTCCTTCGAGCGCCTGCTTGAAGCCCGGAACGACGTCGGTCGTCGCGAACTGCGTCGGCGCGCCCTTGTCCCAGCTCGAGTCGAACACGGTGCCGCCGTCGTAGAGGACGCCGGTGTACTGCACGATCACGGTGTCGCCGGGGTTCACGACATCGCCCGTCCCCTGGCGGAGGTTCTCGATGCGCGTCTCGGTGGGTGCCGGCGTGCTGGGTACGGTGATGGTCGGTGCGCCGTTGTCGGCGAAGGTCACGGTCGGCATTCCCTCGACGGGGGCGACCTCGGTGCCCTCGGCCCGCGTCGGCAGCTCGGAGATGGAGTCGGCCACGAGGATGTAGGCGGGCGAGCCCTCGCCCAGCGTTCCCGCGGGGAAGGTCGACACGGTGCGCGACCCGATGGGGACGCACGAGACCGCAGCTCCGAAGATCTGCTGCGCGTTGACGATCATGTCCATGCCCGAGGGGTCGCTCTTGAGCGAGTCGAGCGCGACCGCACCGGTCGAGGCGTCGATCACGGTGTAGTTCGCCTTGACGAGGTCGCCGGCCTTCACCTCGTCGCCGGTGCCCTGGATCAGGGTGCTGCGCTGGATCGCGGTCGGCGCGTATCCGTCGGGACGGGTGACCGTCACCGCCCCCTGGAAGTCGCCCGACACCTCGAGGCCGGCGGGAACATCGCCCGTGAACGGCGTCTGGCACTGCCCCGCGTCGGGGCTCGCACTGGCGTCCGGCGTCTGGCTGTCGTCGGACGAACCGGCGCACCCGGCCAGCAGCAGCACCGCGACGGCGGCGACGGACAGGGAAGCGATCGGGCGGAAGCGCACGGAGAACCTCTCGAGAGAAGACGGGGAACCCCCATCTTCGCGCATCCGTCTTAGGCGCGGCTGGGAGTCCCCATGCACGACCGGGCATGCGGCGGCGAGTAATCTCGACGGGTGAGTTCCGACGTGCCCGCCGAGACACCCGCCGCCGTCCCGCAGCAGATGGGTGCGACGTACGTCCTCGGACGCTCGCTCATCGCCCCGCTCGCCCGCGCCGTCTATCGCCCGCGCGTCGAGGGGCGAGAGAACGTGCCGCGTACCGGCCCGGTGATCTTCGCGAGCAATCATCTGTCGTTCATCGACTCCATCGCGATCCCGGTCGCGGCACCGCGCCCGGTGCACTTCATGGCGAAGTCGGCGTACTTCGAGAAGTGGGCCTCGCGGCAGTTCTTCACCGCGATCGGCGCGATCCCCGTCGAACGCGGAGCCGGGCAGAAGGCCCTCGACGCCCTCGACCAGCAGCGCGCCCTCCTCGAGGACGGCCGCGCGGTCGCCCTCTACCCGGAGGGGACGCGTTCCCTCGACGGCCGCCTCTACAAGGGCCGCACCGGCGTCGCCTTCCTCGCCCTGCAGACCGGCGCCCCGGTCGTTCCGGTGGGCCTCATCGGAACCGACAAGGTCATGCCGGTCGGGGCGAAGATCCCCACGACGAAAGAACGCATCACGGTCCGCTTCGGCGAACCCCTCGACCTCTCCCCCCACGGCCCCGCCACCTCGGGCCGGGCGCGCCGCGGAGCGACCGACGAGATCATGGCCGCCATCCACGCGCTCAGCGAGCAGGAGCTCGCGAACGCCTACAACGAGGCTCCGGCACAGAACCCCCTCGAGCGCATCAAGCAGGTCCTCCCGCACGAGCGGCTCTGAGCCTTCTCCTCCTTGACGCGGAGACGCGTGGCGAGCAGGGTCAGGAGTGACGGCCCGAACCGTCACCGCCACGACGAGGAGGCACCGTGAAGAAGTTCGTGAACGACCCGGCCGACGTGCTGGCCGAGGCCCTTCGAGGCATCCAAGCCGCTTATCCGCAGCTTCGTGTCGACGCGGAGAACCGCGTGATCCTGCGTGCGGAGCCGACCCGCGCGGGCAAGGTCGCGCTGGTGTCGGGTGGCGGCTCCGGCCACGAGCCGCTCCACGGCGGCTTCGTCGGACGCGGCATGCTCGACGCGGCCGCCGCGGGCGAGGTCTTCACCTCCCCGACGCCCGACCAGGTGCTCGCCGCGACCCAGGCGGTCGACTCGGGGGCGGGCGTCCTCCACATCGTGAAGAACTACACCGGCGACGTGCTGAACTTCGAGATGGCGGCAGAGCTCGCCGCCGCCGAGGGCGTCCAGGTCGAATCGGTCGTGGTGGCCGACGACGTCGCCGTGCAGGATTCCACGTGGACGGCGGGGCGCCGCGGCACGGGCACCACGGTGGTGCTGGAGAAGATCGTGGGCGCATCGGCCGAGGAAGGCGCCGACCTCGCGACCGTCGCCGAGCTCGCGCGTCGCGTGTCCGCGGCCGGGCGTTCGATGGGGGTCGCGCTCACGAGTTGCACCGTTCCCGCCGCGGGACGCCCCACCTTCGAGCTGCCCGACGATGAGATGGAGGTCGGTGTCGGCATCCACGGCGAGCCCGGCCGCTCGCGCGTGAAACTGGCATCCGCTCACGAGATCGCGAAGCTCATGGTCGACCCGATCGTCCACGACTTCGGCGATCCGGTGGGGCCGGCCATCGTGCTCCTGTCGGGGCTCGGCGGCACGCCGCTCATCGAGCAGTACCTGCTCTACGGCGAGATCGCTCCCCTGCTGGCCGATGCGGGCGTCGACGTGCAGCGCGTGCTCATCGGCGACTACATCACGAGCCTCGACATGGCCGGGGCATCGCTCACGGTGGTGAAGGCCGACGACGAGATGCTGCGTCTGTGGGACGCGCCGGTCGTGACCCCAGGCCTGCGGTGGGGCGCATGAGCGGCACCGTCTCGACCGGCGATCTCGTCGCCTGGATCCGCGCATTCCGCGACGCCGTGCACCAGCACAAAGACGAACTCACGCGCCTGGACTCGGAGATCGGCGACGCCGACCACGGTTCGAACATGGCGCGGGGCCTGGATGCCGTGGTCGCCAAGCTCGATTCCGCTCCGGCGAACGCCGGCGACCTGTTCAAGACCGTCGGCATGACGCTCGTCTCCTCTGTGGGCGGGGCGAGCGGTCCGCTCTACGGCACGCTCTTCCTCCGTATGGGACCCGCACTCTCGTCGGACGAGGTGGATGCCACGGCCCTGGGCGCGGCGCTCCGCGCGGGCGTGGAGGGAGTCGTCGCCCGCGGCAAGGCGGAGCTCGGCGACAAGACGATGATCGACGCCCTGTCTCCCGCGCTCGACGCATGGGACGCGGCCGTGACCGAGGGCGCCGACGCCGCCGGAGCCGCGCGGGCCGCCGCCGACGCCGCCGCCCGCGGCCGGGACGCCACCGAGCCGCTCGTCGCGCGCAAGGGTCGCGCGAGCTACCTCGGTGAGCGCAGCGCCGGCCACCTCGACCCGGGCGCCGCCTCGGCGACGCTCCTGCTCGAAGCGCTCCGCGACGCGCTGGCGGACGCCGCGTGATCGGTCTCGTCGCGGTCTCGCACTCGCGCGCCCTCGCCGACGCCGCCGTCGAGCTGGCCCTGCAGATGGGCGGTGAGAATCCGCCCACGGTGCGCGTCGCCGCCGGGGGGCCGGATGGCGACCTCGGCACGGATGCCGTCGCCATCGCCGCCGCGATCGACGAGGCCGACAGCGGCGACGGTGTGCTCGTCCTGATGGATCTCGGCTCCGCGATCCTGAGTGCGGAGACGGCGCTGGAGTTCGTCGCCGAGCCCGACCGCGTCCGGCTGAGCCCCGCGCCGTTCGTCGAGGGACTCGTCGCCGCGGTGGTCACCGCGGCCGGTGGTGCCGACCTCGCCGCGGTCGCGGCGGAGTGCGCTACGGCCGGAGACGCGAAGCGGCGGCAGCTCGGCGAGGACGACGGCGCCGGGGTCTCGGCATCCGGTACCGGGGAGGCCGCGGCCGAAGCCTCGTTCGAGGCGGTCGTCACCAATCCGTCGGGCCTGCACGCGCGACCCGCCGCCACCTTCGTCAAGACGGCGTCGCGCTACGACGCGGACGTGCGCATCGCCGACCTCGACGCGGGGTCCGAGGAGATCTCGGGTCGCAGCCTCTTGGCGCTCATGGCGCTCGGCATCCGCCAAGGCTCGCGCGTGCGCGTCAGCGCGAGTGGACCCGAGGCGCCGGCCGCGCTGACCGAGCTGCGGGCGCTGATCGAGGACGGCTTCGGCGAACGCTGACGCCCGTCAGCGCGTGACGCTCAGCAGGCGGCGGGCGAGAGCCTCTTCCACGACGAGCTCGGTGACCAGGCCGGCGGCGAGCGCGCCGCGCAGGGCGTCGAGCTTCGACAGGCTCGAGACGACGCAGAAGCGGCGCGGGATGCGCCGGACGGTGTCGAGGTCGGGACCGCTCGAGCGGGCGTTCAGCTCCGGGATGTCGCTCGACCCGTCGACGCGGTAGAACACGGTGGCGCAGTCGCCGACCACCCCCTCCCGCTCGATCACCGCCCGGTCACGGACGTCGAAGTAGTCGCTGCTGTAGACGTGGGACGGGACGTCGGCCTGCGGCGACCCCAGACCGAAGACGAAGAGCCCGACGCGATCCTGGATCTCCAGGACGGAACGCACCGAGCGCTCGCGCCACATCGCACGCTTCGTCTGCGGATCGTCGAAGAGCGCGGGAACCGGGAATTGGTGCACGGACGACGACCAGGCCGTGCCGAAACGCGACAGGATCTCCCCGGCGTACGGGATGCCACTCGTGCGCACGTTGGCGGCACCGTTCATCTGCACGATGTGGGTGTCGTGCACGTCCTTCGCCGGGACGTGTCGGGCGATCGCGGAGAGGGTCGAGCCCCAGGCGATGCCCACCGTCATGGACGATTCGACGCGCTCGGTGAGGATGCGCGCGGCGGTCAGCGCCGTCCGCTCGAGCCGGTCGGCCTCGGTGGTGCGCGCGGGCGTCGGCACGACGTGCGCCGCGATGCCGAAGCGATCGGCGATGCGCTGCGCCATTTGCCCGCGGGCGTCGTCGGGCGGACTGATGGAGATGGTCACGAGCCCCACGTCGCGCGCGTGCTGCAGCAGCCGCGACACCGAGGAGCGCGAGACGCGCATCTCGTGGGCGATGGCGTCCATCGTCAGGTCTTGCATGTAGTAGAGCTGCGCGGCGCGGAGAGCATCCCGCCCGCGGGCTTCTGCCTGGGTCACCATGGGCCCTCCCGTCCGACCTCATTGTGCACGTTTTTTCAAGGGGCTTGCAACAACGTGCAGACGGGCGCAGTCTGTCGGCGTACCAACTACGAAAGGTCGCAGTCGACATGTCGTCCCCCGCAACTTCGCTCCGCGCCGATGTCCAGGCGCTTCGTGACGCCGAAGACATCGACGTCCTCATCATCGGCGGTGGCATCAACGGCCTCGCCACCCTCCGCGATCTGTCCCTGCAGGGTGTGAGCGTCGCCCTCGTCGAGCGCGGGGACTTCGTCTCCGGCGCCTCGTCGGCGTCCAGCCACATGGTGCACGGCGGTATCCGCTACCTCGAGAACGGCGAGTTCCGCCTCGTGAAAGAAGCGGTGACCGAGCGCAACGACCTGCTCAAGACCGCTCCGCACTACGTCAAGCCGCTCGAGACCACGATCCCGATCTACAAGACGTTCTCCGGCATCCTGTCGGCTCCGTTCCGCCTTCTCGTGACCCACGGTCGCGGCAAGCCCAACGAGCGCGGCGCCCTGCTGATCAAGGTCGGCCTGATCATGTACGACACCTTCTCGCGCGACGGCGGCTCGGTTCCCCGCCACACCTTCCTCGGGAAGAAGAAGTCGCTGCAGGCTCTGCCCAAGCTCAACCCCGACCTCGCCTACACCGCGACGTACTTCGACGCGTCGATGCACGACCCCGAGCGCATCGCGCTCGACGTGCTCCACGACGGCATCGTCGCCGGCGCCGGCCGCACGCAGGCGGTCAACTACGTCTCCGCCGTCGGAGCCGACGCCAACGGCGTCCGCGTCCGCGACGAGGTCTCGGGCGAGGAGTTCTCGGTCAAGGCCAAGGTCATCTTGAACACGGCCGGCCCCTGGACCGACCTCGCCAACGCCGCGATGGGCCTCAAGACCCAGTTCATGGGCGGCACCAAGGGCTCGCACATCGTCCTCGACAACCCCGAACTGCTCGCCGCGACCGGGGGGCGCGAGATCTTCTTCGAGCACTCCGACGGCCGCATCGTGCTGATCTACCCGCTGAAGGACCGCGTGCTCGTCGGCACCACCGACATCGACGCAGACCCCGCCAAGCCGGTCGTGTGCACCGACGACGAGATCGACTACTTCTTCGACCTCGTCGGGCACGTCTTCCCGAGCATCGCGGTGGACCGCTCGCAGATCGTCTACACCTTCTCCGGCATCCGTCCCCTCCCCCGGCACGACGACACCGCCCCCGGCTTCGTCTCGCGCGACTACCGCATCGTCGAGGACGAGATCGCGGGCGTTCCCGCGATGAGCCTGGTCGGGGGAAAGTGGACGACCTTCCGCGCGCTGGCCGAGCACCTCAGCATGAAGACGCTGCAGAAGCTGCGTCGCCCGCACCGGGTGAGCACCCAGGGACTGCCCATCGGTGGAGGCGCGGGCTTCCCCGCGACGCCCGAGGCGCGCCGCCGCTGGGTGGCCGCACGCACGAATGCTCATTCTCGCGAGCTCGTCGAAGCCCTGCTCACGCGGTACGGCACGCGTGCCGACCTGCTGCTCGAGGCGCTCCCGGCCGAGCCGACGCCGATCGAGCACGCCCCCGGCTACTACGTCGAGGAACTCGAGTGGATCGCGCGCAACGAGCAGGTCGTGCACCTGATCGACGTGCTTCTGCGCCGGACGCACCTCGCCTTCGTCGGCGGCATGACCGAGCGCACGCTGGTCGAGGTCGCCGAGGCCGTCGCCGGCCCGCTCGGGTGGGACGCCGACCGTGTCCAGGAGGAGGTCGAGCGTACTCGCGAGATCCTCCTCACCGCTCACCGCGTCGATCTAGCCGAGGCCGGGGTCGCCGCAATCTGAGAGAACGTGCGGGCGCGTCACCTGTTGCGCGCCCGCACGGCGGTCATAGGTTCGGATCACCGAGCCGCAACGACGCCCGAGCCGAAGATGGACGGGCGACAACAGAAAGGTCGATGACGACATGCAAGAAGTCAATCTGGGGCTGTACTTCCTCTCGGAGGTGGTCGGCACCGCGATGCTCATCCTGCTGGGCTGTGGCGTGGTCGCCAACGTGGCCCTGGCGAAGACCAAGGGCAACGCCGGCGGCACCCTGATGGTGAACTGGGGATGGGGCCTCGCGGTCTTCGCCGGTGTCATCGTCTCCGCCTACTCCGGCGCTCAGCTGAACCCGGCCGTGTCGATCGGCCTCCTGGTCGCCGGCAAGATCGGATTCGTCCAGTTCCTCGTCGCCATCGCGGCGCAGATGGTCGGTGCGATCATCGGTGCCGTCCTCACCTGGGCGTCCTACAAGCAGCACTTCGACGAGGAACCCGACCCGGCCGCCAAGCTCGGTGTCTTCTCGACGGGCCCGGCGATCCGCTCGTACGGCTTCAACTTCCTCACCGAGGTCATCGCCACGTTCGTGCTGGTCTTCGTGATCTTCGGCTTCGCGGACTACGGTGTCGCCGACATCGGCGTCCCCGGCGGTATCGGCGGTCTGGCCGCCGTGCCCGTGGCTCTGCTCGTGGTCGGTATCGGTGCCTCCCTCGGTGGCCCGACCGGCTACGCCATCAACCCGGCCCGCGACCTCGGCCCCCGCATCGCCCACGCCATCCTCCCCATCAAGGGCAAGGGCTCGAGCGACTGGAGCTACGCCTGGGTCCCGGTGGCCGGTCCCCTCGTCGGCGGTCTGCTCGCGGGTCTTCTGGCCCCCGTGCTCCTGCACCTCGGCAAGTAACACCCTCGCGGGGGCGTCCCGCTCCACCCGGCGCGCGCCGCCCCCGCTTCCCGCTTCACCTCTACCCACTCTTCACAAGACAAAGGAGTCCATCCATGGCCGACTACGTCCTCGCCATCGACCAGGGCACGACCTCGACGCGCGCGATGATCTTCGACAAGTCCGGAGGCGTCGTCGCCGTCGGGCAGAAGGAGCACGAGCAGATCTTCCCCCGCGCGGGGTGGGTCGAGCACGACCCGCTCGAGATCTGGCGCAACACCCAGGAGGTGATCGGCCTCGCCCTGAGCCGCGCCGACATCACCCGTCACGACATCGCCGCCGTCGGCATCACCAACCAGCGCGAGACCGCCGTCGTCTGGGACAAGAACACCGGAAAGCCCGTCTACAACGCCATCGTGTGGCAGGACACGCGCACGCAGTCGATCGTCGACCGCCTCGCCGACGGCGACACCGAGCGCTACAAGAGCATCGTCGGTCTCCCGCTGGCGACGTACTTCTCCGGCACGAAGATCGTCTGGATCCTCGAGAACGTCGACGGCGCCCGCGAGAAGGCGGAAGCCGGCGACCTGATCTTCGGCACCACCGACACCTGGGTGCTGTGGAACCTCACCGGCGGCATCGACGGCGGCGTGCACGCGACCGACGTCACGAATGCCAGCCGCACGCTCTTCATGGACCTCGAGACCCTCGAGTGGCGCGACGACATCCTCGCCGACTTCGGCGTCCCGCGTTCGATGATGCCCGAGATCCGTTCGTCCTCCGAGGTCTACGGCACCGTCGAGTCGTCGTCGCTCCTGCGCGAGACCCCCGTGGCCGGCATCCTGGGCGACCAGCAGGCGGCGACCTTCGGTC
This portion of the Microbacterium testaceum StLB037 genome encodes:
- a CDS encoding MIP/aquaporin family protein; amino-acid sequence: MQEVNLGLYFLSEVVGTAMLILLGCGVVANVALAKTKGNAGGTLMVNWGWGLAVFAGVIVSAYSGAQLNPAVSIGLLVAGKIGFVQFLVAIAAQMVGAIIGAVLTWASYKQHFDEEPDPAAKLGVFSTGPAIRSYGFNFLTEVIATFVLVFVIFGFADYGVADIGVPGGIGGLAAVPVALLVVGIGASLGGPTGYAINPARDLGPRIAHAILPIKGKGSSDWSYAWVPVAGPLVGGLLAGLLAPVLLHLGK
- the glpK gene encoding glycerol kinase GlpK gives rise to the protein MADYVLAIDQGTTSTRAMIFDKSGGVVAVGQKEHEQIFPRAGWVEHDPLEIWRNTQEVIGLALSRADITRHDIAAVGITNQRETAVVWDKNTGKPVYNAIVWQDTRTQSIVDRLADGDTERYKSIVGLPLATYFSGTKIVWILENVDGAREKAEAGDLIFGTTDTWVLWNLTGGIDGGVHATDVTNASRTLFMDLETLEWRDDILADFGVPRSMMPEIRSSSEVYGTVESSSLLRETPVAGILGDQQAATFGQAAFDPGESKNTYGTGNFLIFQTGEEIVHSKNGLLTTLGYKLGDQPARYALEGSIAVTGSLIQWLRDQLGIISSAPEVETLASSVDDNGGVYFVPAFSGLFAPYWRPDARGAIVGMTRYVNKGHIARAALEATAFQTREVLDAVNADSGVDLTELKVDGGMTANDALMQFQADILGVPVVRPVVAETTALGAAYAAGLAVGFWDNLDDLRANWQEDKRWEPDMDSDERDRELRLWKKAVTKSMDWVDEDVR